A single genomic interval of Halobacillus halophilus DSM 2266 harbors:
- a CDS encoding DUF1641 domain-containing protein — MAKPITSIKKYEASREEQIEKDFEEVKAAIADNKTAILKGIDLLKALEESETLDAATAFTYKRKEILANIVEEINRDMYTGILENIPEIVYLLGDLDLKTVRDVTSKLNQGMEEMNTAASSKEKTSVLDLAKALKDPEINRSITMLMSFLKGMGRN, encoded by the coding sequence ATGGCGAAACCAATTACGAGCATTAAAAAGTATGAAGCCAGCCGCGAGGAACAAATTGAGAAAGATTTTGAAGAAGTAAAAGCGGCCATTGCCGATAATAAAACAGCCATTTTAAAGGGAATTGATCTTTTAAAAGCTCTTGAGGAAAGTGAGACGCTGGATGCTGCTACGGCTTTCACCTACAAACGAAAAGAAATACTCGCTAACATTGTAGAGGAAATCAACCGTGATATGTATACGGGTATTCTGGAGAATATTCCAGAAATCGTCTATCTGCTGGGTGATCTGGATTTGAAGACAGTAAGGGACGTAACCTCTAAGCTTAACCAGGGTATGGAGGAGATGAACACTGCTGCATCCTCCAAGGAAAAAACATCCGTCCTGGATTTAGCTAAAGCGCTGAAAGACCCTGAAATCAATCGCAGCATTACCATGCTCATGAGTTTCTTAAAAGGTATGGGACGTAACTAA
- the fdhF gene encoding formate dehydrogenase subunit alpha has protein sequence MNDRDHTVVTINGTEYLADPGQNLLDLINTTDEDVPQICYNESLGPIQTCDTCMVQVNGEIQRACGMKVEAGMRVQTKLPHVHKAQKEALDRVLEKHELYCTVCDYNNGDCEIHNTMADFGLDHQSRPFQPTSYNRDDSGSFYRYDPDQCILCGRCVEVCQDVQVNETLTIDWERQEPRVIWDNDVPIDQSSCVNCGQCSTVCPCNAMMEVGMEKEAGFLTDQQPGILKSMIDLTKKVETGYGPLFAVSDSEAAMREERIDKTKTVCTYCGVGCSFDVWTKDREILKVEPHPESPANGISTCVKGKFGWDYVNSDDRLQKPLIRRGDTFEEVEWEEAIAYAVRRMNEIKAEKGADHLGFISSSKATNEESYLMQKISRQVIGTNNVDNCSRYCQAPATKGLFRTVGYGGDSGSIDDLAKSELVMTIGSNTAESHPVLASRIKRSQKLFGQKLFVFDLRKHEMAKRADRFFSPKSGTDLVWISAVTKYILDQGWEDQNFLNDWVNGFEDYRESLEPFTLEYAANMTGFSEEDLKDLAKEIVEAKTVSVCWAMGVTQHMLGSDTSTAISNLLLITGNYGKPGTGAYPLRGHNNVQGCSDFGSQPDQYPGYESVTDDEVRKRYEEAWGVDLPHEKGMDNHEMIEAIHDGNLSMMYVIGEDTGIVDANINYVTAAFEKLDFFIVQDLFLTRTAEYADVVLPASPSLEKEGTFTNTERRIQRLYQSLEPLQGTKPDWEILQDIAKEAGFDWNYKHPSEIMDEAASLAPLFAGVTYDRLEGYDSLQWPVAKDGTDEPLLFVDGFPFEDGKARLYPLDFELMYDTTEEYDLHVNNGRLLEHFHEGNMTYRSAGISRKTPDSFVEVSEELAKERGIEEGARVKLISESGEATGTVTVTDRVKGKELFVPMNGTGKSAVNLLTDNRVDKDTDTPAYKEIAVKMKVLKKKGKSPIPDNNHRRGNPVPQISVKVEEKWKRDDYEFPGSQVKR, from the coding sequence TTGAACGACAGAGACCATACCGTCGTGACCATTAATGGCACGGAATATTTAGCTGATCCGGGGCAGAATTTATTAGATTTAATTAACACAACAGACGAGGATGTACCTCAAATATGCTACAACGAATCCCTTGGGCCGATCCAGACATGTGATACATGTATGGTTCAGGTTAATGGGGAAATTCAGCGCGCCTGCGGAATGAAAGTGGAAGCAGGAATGCGGGTCCAGACGAAGCTGCCTCATGTACATAAAGCACAAAAAGAGGCGCTTGATCGGGTGCTTGAAAAGCACGAACTTTATTGCACCGTTTGTGATTATAATAATGGAGATTGCGAGATTCATAATACCATGGCGGACTTCGGGCTTGATCACCAGTCCCGTCCGTTTCAGCCGACATCTTATAACCGTGATGACTCCGGGTCTTTTTACCGATATGATCCGGATCAGTGCATTCTTTGCGGACGCTGTGTAGAAGTCTGTCAGGACGTTCAGGTAAACGAAACGCTGACCATTGACTGGGAACGCCAGGAGCCTAGAGTTATCTGGGATAACGATGTGCCGATTGACCAGTCTTCGTGTGTAAACTGCGGCCAATGCTCTACCGTTTGTCCATGTAATGCCATGATGGAAGTAGGAATGGAAAAAGAAGCCGGCTTCTTAACCGATCAGCAGCCAGGTATTTTAAAATCGATGATCGACTTAACGAAAAAAGTGGAAACGGGGTACGGGCCTTTATTTGCCGTATCTGATTCAGAAGCGGCCATGCGTGAAGAGCGTATCGATAAAACGAAAACCGTTTGCACCTACTGTGGAGTTGGCTGCTCTTTTGATGTATGGACAAAAGACCGCGAAATTCTGAAGGTAGAACCTCATCCTGAGTCCCCGGCAAACGGCATTTCCACCTGTGTCAAAGGGAAATTTGGCTGGGATTATGTGAACTCAGATGATCGTCTGCAAAAACCGCTGATCCGCCGCGGAGATACCTTTGAAGAAGTAGAGTGGGAAGAAGCAATTGCTTATGCGGTTCGCCGTATGAATGAAATTAAAGCTGAAAAAGGAGCCGATCATCTAGGGTTCATCTCTTCTTCTAAAGCGACCAATGAAGAGTCTTACTTGATGCAGAAGATTTCCCGCCAGGTCATTGGTACGAATAACGTCGATAACTGCTCTCGTTACTGCCAGGCACCTGCCACCAAAGGTCTATTCCGTACCGTTGGCTATGGAGGAGATTCCGGGTCCATTGATGATTTAGCTAAATCTGAGCTAGTGATGACCATTGGTTCAAATACTGCAGAGTCTCATCCGGTGCTAGCTTCAAGAATCAAACGTTCCCAAAAGCTGTTTGGCCAAAAACTGTTCGTATTTGACCTGCGAAAACACGAAATGGCTAAACGCGCCGATCGTTTCTTCAGCCCTAAATCCGGTACCGATCTTGTATGGATTTCTGCCGTAACGAAGTACATTCTGGACCAGGGCTGGGAAGATCAAAACTTCTTGAACGACTGGGTAAATGGTTTTGAGGATTACAGAGAAAGCCTGGAGCCGTTCACTTTGGAATATGCTGCCAATATGACTGGCTTCTCAGAAGAGGACTTGAAAGACCTTGCCAAGGAGATTGTGGAAGCCAAAACGGTGTCCGTCTGCTGGGCGATGGGTGTAACGCAGCATATGCTGGGAAGCGATACGAGTACAGCCATTTCCAACCTGCTATTGATCACAGGTAACTACGGCAAACCGGGCACAGGCGCGTATCCACTTCGCGGTCACAACAATGTACAGGGCTGCAGTGACTTTGGAAGTCAGCCTGACCAATACCCAGGCTATGAAAGCGTAACGGATGATGAAGTAAGAAAACGTTATGAAGAGGCATGGGGTGTGGATCTGCCACATGAAAAAGGCATGGACAACCACGAAATGATAGAAGCCATTCATGATGGCAATCTGTCCATGATGTATGTGATTGGGGAAGATACAGGAATCGTCGATGCCAACATCAACTACGTAACTGCCGCTTTTGAAAAACTCGATTTCTTTATCGTGCAGGATCTGTTCCTTACACGAACAGCGGAATACGCAGACGTTGTTCTTCCGGCTTCTCCAAGTTTAGAGAAAGAAGGGACGTTCACGAATACGGAAAGAAGGATTCAACGATTGTATCAATCTTTAGAGCCGCTGCAAGGAACAAAACCAGATTGGGAAATCCTGCAGGATATCGCTAAAGAAGCAGGCTTTGATTGGAATTACAAGCATCCATCTGAAATTATGGACGAAGCGGCAAGTCTGGCTCCTTTATTTGCCGGTGTAACTTACGATCGTCTGGAAGGCTATGATTCTCTTCAGTGGCCAGTAGCGAAAGATGGAACAGACGAGCCATTGCTCTTCGTAGATGGTTTTCCATTCGAGGATGGGAAAGCGCGCCTTTATCCATTAGACTTTGAATTAATGTATGACACAACAGAAGAATATGATTTACACGTAAATAATGGACGTTTACTGGAGCATTTCCACGAAGGGAATATGACGTACCGTTCCGCAGGTATATCCAGGAAGACACCGGATTCCTTCGTAGAGGTTTCAGAGGAGCTGGCGAAAGAACGGGGCATTGAAGAAGGAGCCCGGGTTAAGCTGATCTCTGAATCAGGTGAAGCGACTGGAACTGTAACCGTTACGGATCGTGTGAAAGGGAAAGAGCTGTTCGTGCCTATGAATGGAACCGGAAAATCAGCGGTGAACCTGCTTACCGATAACCGGGTCGATAAGGACACAGATACACCAGCTTATAAAGAAATTGCGGTGAAAATGAAAGTGCTTAAGAAAAAAGGTAAATCACCAATTCCTGATAACAATCATAGACGCGGTAATCCTGTCCCTCAAATCAGTGTTAAAGTTGAGGAGAAATGGAAGCGTGACGATTACGAATTTCCTGGAAGTCAGGTGAAGCGATAA